From one Armatimonadota bacterium genomic stretch:
- a CDS encoding putative baseplate assembly protein gives MAVKGRLIPVPNLDDRDWRAIKDEIVRAIPERAPEWTDHNLSDPGITLAEAFALQIEQLIVRLNQVLPKHMREYLNMIGVTLTPPSSAKAFCFLRTTAKPSFDITVLKGFQVSTSGAGGEKPVVFSTDKDLVIHAAKLKKFIADQGGTLADFTNDARDPATVFSPLPAVTVEDAIYLAYDEDNYFEKLIVDVAAPAAGVTGAWEFFEARPDGTGSWEPLDVEDGTLGFTQSGTVAFQVPARWDATTVAGVRATWLRYRITAVDLGSVFASLRKLDIDQILGRVSCSNAVAVPEEILGSSQGTPDQRYFLSKVPVLDLTVVVDEGAGFQEWTEVDDFSASGPTDRHYMVNRGTGEILFGDGRKGKIPAKGTGNVRARPYRFGGGIKGNVGAGTIIQLRQTHPFIASVTNKEPASGGGNEETIQEAMLRGPAEVLRTRNRAVVAEDFETLTLESSTGIARAKTLPLFDPADPATPKPGLVSVIVLPKGGAPLSLALRNQVREYLDARRLVTTQIFVVETEFIPVDLTVTVVKTPEANPVELEATLRAVIQEYYDPEFGGDPARAVAYVAGTSSERGSGWEFGRDVFRSEIFELLERVGGVDHVESIAVPAATVPIEDFQLPRVQDLIVNVAA, from the coding sequence ATGGCGGTGAAGGGTCGGCTCATTCCCGTTCCGAACCTCGACGACCGCGACTGGCGCGCGATCAAGGACGAGATCGTCCGCGCCATCCCGGAGCGGGCGCCCGAGTGGACCGACCACAACCTGTCCGATCCCGGCATCACGCTTGCCGAGGCCTTCGCGCTCCAGATCGAGCAGCTCATCGTGCGCCTGAACCAGGTGCTCCCCAAGCACATGCGGGAGTACCTGAACATGATCGGCGTGACGCTCACGCCGCCCTCCTCGGCCAAGGCCTTCTGCTTCCTCCGCACCACCGCGAAGCCCTCCTTCGACATCACGGTCCTCAAGGGCTTCCAGGTTTCGACCTCGGGCGCGGGCGGCGAGAAGCCGGTGGTCTTCTCCACGGACAAGGATCTTGTCATCCACGCGGCCAAGCTCAAGAAGTTCATCGCGGACCAGGGCGGAACGCTCGCGGACTTCACGAACGACGCCCGCGATCCCGCGACGGTCTTCTCGCCCCTCCCTGCGGTCACGGTTGAGGACGCGATCTACCTCGCCTACGACGAGGACAACTACTTCGAGAAGCTGATCGTCGACGTGGCGGCTCCCGCCGCCGGCGTCACGGGCGCGTGGGAGTTCTTCGAGGCCCGGCCTGACGGCACCGGCTCCTGGGAGCCGCTCGACGTCGAGGACGGCACGCTCGGTTTTACGCAGTCGGGCACGGTCGCGTTCCAGGTCCCTGCCCGATGGGACGCAACCACCGTCGCCGGCGTGCGGGCAACGTGGCTCCGCTATCGCATCACGGCCGTCGACCTGGGAAGCGTCTTCGCGTCGCTCCGCAAGCTCGACATCGACCAGATCCTGGGGCGCGTCTCCTGCTCGAACGCCGTGGCGGTCCCCGAGGAGATCCTCGGCTCAAGTCAGGGCACCCCCGACCAGCGGTACTTCCTCTCCAAGGTCCCGGTCCTCGACCTCACCGTCGTGGTGGACGAAGGGGCGGGCTTCCAGGAGTGGACCGAGGTGGACGACTTCTCCGCGTCGGGGCCTACGGACCGCCACTACATGGTGAACCGGGGAACGGGCGAGATCCTCTTCGGCGACGGCCGCAAGGGAAAGATTCCGGCCAAGGGAACAGGGAACGTCCGCGCCCGGCCCTACCGCTTCGGCGGCGGGATCAAGGGCAACGTGGGCGCGGGCACGATCATCCAGCTCCGCCAAACGCACCCGTTCATCGCTTCGGTCACGAACAAGGAGCCGGCCTCCGGCGGCGGCAACGAGGAGACGATCCAGGAGGCGATGCTGCGCGGGCCGGCGGAGGTCCTCCGCACCCGGAACCGCGCCGTGGTCGCCGAGGACTTCGAGACGCTCACCCTGGAGAGCTCGACCGGCATCGCCCGGGCGAAGACGCTCCCGCTCTTCGACCCGGCCGATCCCGCGACGCCCAAGCCCGGCCTCGTCTCGGTGATCGTGCTGCCCAAGGGCGGCGCGCCGCTCTCGCTCGCGCTCCGCAACCAGGTGCGCGAATACCTCGACGCGCGCCGCCTCGTCACGACCCAGATTTTCGTGGTCGAGACGGAGTTCATCCCCGTGGACCTCACCGTGACCGTGGTGAAGACCCCGGAGGCGAACCCCGTGGAGCTCGAAGCGACCCTCCGCGCGGTGATCCAGGAGTACTACGACCCCGAGTTTGGGGGCGACCCGGCGCGGGCCGTAGCCTACGTCGCGGGAACCTCGAGCGAGCGCGGAAGCGGCTGGGAGTTTGGACGCGACGTCTTCCGCTCCGAGATCTTCGAGCTTCTGGAGCGGGTGGGCGGCGTGGACCACGTGGAAAGCATCGCGGTTCCCGCGGCCACGGTGCCCATCGAGGACTTCCAGCTCCCGCGGGTCCAGGACCTGATCGTGAACGTGGCGGCGTGA
- a CDS encoding phage tail protein: protein MPETVQDTLFRSLPGIYRREGKDGLTYRLLGLFADVLEGIEDEVYGLHRQLNAQRADARFLPWLASWVALLLDETWEESKRRELIRRIVQLYTIRGTIEGIRQFVEIYTGIKPEIVEEFGAGWRIGVRSTVEVDTRVYGTWEENAHRFSVLVATFEEFEAMPKDKVRERVLIEKPAHTELVHVGWFASFWKIGVRSTVGADTKVGG from the coding sequence ATGCCCGAAACCGTCCAGGACACCCTCTTCCGATCCCTTCCCGGCATCTACCGCCGGGAGGGAAAGGACGGGCTCACGTACCGGCTCCTCGGTCTCTTCGCGGATGTCCTCGAGGGGATCGAGGATGAGGTCTACGGGCTCCACCGCCAGCTCAACGCCCAGCGGGCCGACGCGCGGTTCCTCCCCTGGCTCGCCTCGTGGGTCGCGCTCCTCCTCGACGAGACTTGGGAGGAGTCGAAGCGCCGGGAGCTCATCCGCCGGATCGTGCAGCTCTACACCATCCGCGGGACGATTGAGGGCATCAGGCAGTTCGTGGAGATCTACACCGGCATCAAGCCGGAGATCGTCGAGGAGTTCGGCGCGGGCTGGCGGATCGGCGTCCGCTCGACGGTCGAGGTGGACACCCGGGTCTACGGCACCTGGGAGGAGAACGCCCACCGCTTCAGCGTGCTCGTGGCGACCTTCGAGGAGTTCGAGGCGATGCCCAAGGACAAGGTCCGCGAGCGCGTGCTCATCGAGAAGCCGGCGCACACCGAGCTCGTCCACGTGGGCTGGTTCGCGTCCTTCTGGAAGATCGGCGTGCGCTCCACGGTCGGTGCGGACACGAAGGTAGGAGGCTGA